The Pelobates fuscus isolate aPelFus1 chromosome 2, aPelFus1.pri, whole genome shotgun sequence genome has a segment encoding these proteins:
- the LOC134585888 gene encoding alpha-tectorin-like: MLFLEMLVSLVQISVSLLCLTLASTDVGEEINETVICTKDLIEVEIPSIFFLTKNPPILISDLHLNDPECRGKEKDDSYVFSIQTNFTDCGTLMASDDSHIVFLNTIHSNSTDVVTRSYINITFACRYPINYMVQQPNGESRISVDIRTITLSTEDGNFSVSMMLYKDEGFHDMWTTVPSLQLEDNIFVRIYMIPGHLIIRMEKCWATPTNDPSHPVQYTFIQDSCSHVFLDETLSIIMNGVGAEAKFRIQMFKFVGLAYNNVFLHCTVQICHDTENICKPNCTNHRKKNRNRRDLPAAHTVTYGPIELRVSDDGGAATARGKLLPIETMILASVLTVALVITGIFGKLFLSSRRSYPTMQAQLTLANIHHSEVAS, from the exons ATGCTTTTTCTTGAAATGTTGGTTTCTTTGGTCCAAATATCAGTGTCATTGCTGTGTTTGACGTTAGCAAGTACCGATGTTGGAGAAG AAATCAACGAGACAGTCATTTGCACCAAGGACTTAATAGAGGTGGAAATCccaagtattttttttctaaccaagAATCCTCCAATTTTA atttctgatttgcacctTAATGATCCTGAATGCCGCGGCAAAGAAAAAGACGATTCTTACGTGTTCAGCATCCAAACTAATTTTACAGACTGTGGAACATTAATG GCATCCGATGATTCTCATATTGTGTTCCTCAACACCATACACAGCAATTCCACTGATGTGGTCACTCGATCGTACATCAATATAACTTTTGCCTGTCGCTATCCCATTAATTACATGGTACAGCAGCCCAATGGGGAGAGCCGGATCAGTGTTGATATCAG GACCATAACACTGAGCACTGAGGATGGAAACTTTTCAGTCTCCATGATGTTATACAAAGACGAGGGATTTCATGACATGTGGACCACGGTCCCCTCACTTCAACTGGAAGACAATATATTTGTCAGAATTTATATG ATTCCAGGTCATCTTATAATACGAATGGAGAAATGTTGGGCAACTCCTACAAATGATCCGTCTCATCCTGTTCAATACACATTTATACAGGACAG CTGTTCCCATGTATTTTTGGATGAAACCTTATCAATCATTATGAATGGggttggtgcagaagcaaagtTTAGGATTCAGATGTTCAAGTTTGTAGGACTCGCTTACAACAACGTCTTTCTGCATTGCACTGTTCAGATATGCCACGATACTGAAAACATCTGTAAGCCA AATTGTACAAACCacagaaagaaaaatagaaacaggagagacctaccTGCTGCTCATACTGTTACTTATGGTCCAATTGAGCTCAGAGTGTCAGACGATGGAGGTGCTGCGACGG ccAGAGGAAAACTGCTACCAATAGAAACAATGATACTTGCCAGCGTCCTCACTGTTGCTTTGGTAATTACCGGCATATTTGGAAAACTCTTCCTAAGTTCCCGGAGATCATATCCAACAATGCAAGCCCAGCTAACACTTGCCAATATTCACCACTCTGAAGTAGCCTCGTGA